Proteins encoded by one window of Deinococcus malanensis:
- a CDS encoding S1C family serine protease: MPKALVLTVLLAFASPFCAAQTSPAPTNPAPTTPAPSTPTAPPSALPAAERATVNVIERALGSVLYIEATTPRQSQGTFSSPLFADPRSQGNQSSGSGFFVNAEGFALTNYHVVEGATRLSVTLRDSRQTFTARVVGTAPDYYLALIQVQGVPANLIRPLPLGNSSGLRIGQTTIALGAPFGLQFSATTGIVSATERTIPTGVRSIAQSAIQTDAAINPGNSGGPLLDSAGRVIGVNTTILSPAGAATGVGQSAGVGFAIPINIAAGLLSRLQAGQTIVGPVIGVALAPFDLTEQARAQYNLPRTGALVSQVTPNSPAAQAGVSGGTTRIQTPVGPVFLGGDVITAINGQTIESAADLREYLFTRQAGERVTLTINRAGQTQTLQVTLAPGTVPGTPR; this comes from the coding sequence GTGCCCAAAGCCCTTGTCCTGACGGTGCTGCTTGCCTTCGCCTCGCCCTTCTGTGCCGCCCAGACCAGCCCAGCCCCCACCAACCCAGCCCCCACGACACCTGCACCCTCCACGCCGACCGCGCCGCCCTCAGCCCTGCCCGCCGCCGAGCGGGCCACCGTGAATGTCATTGAGCGCGCGCTGGGCAGTGTGCTGTACATCGAGGCGACCACGCCCCGCCAGTCGCAGGGAACGTTCTCCAGCCCGCTGTTCGCAGACCCCCGCAGCCAGGGAAACCAGTCCAGTGGCAGCGGGTTTTTCGTGAATGCGGAGGGCTTTGCGCTCACGAACTATCACGTGGTGGAGGGTGCCACCCGGCTGTCCGTGACCCTGCGCGACAGCCGGCAGACCTTCACCGCACGCGTCGTGGGCACCGCGCCCGACTATTATCTTGCGCTTATACAGGTTCAGGGCGTGCCGGCCAACCTGATCCGGCCTCTCCCGCTGGGAAACAGCAGCGGTCTGCGCATCGGTCAGACCACCATTGCCCTGGGTGCTCCGTTCGGTCTGCAGTTCAGCGCCACGACCGGCATTGTGTCGGCTACCGAACGTACCATCCCCACCGGCGTTCGCAGCATCGCCCAGAGCGCCATCCAGACGGACGCGGCCATCAACCCGGGAAACTCTGGCGGACCACTGCTTGACTCTGCCGGGCGCGTCATCGGCGTCAACACCACAATCCTGTCCCCAGCAGGTGCCGCCACGGGCGTGGGCCAGAGTGCGGGCGTGGGCTTTGCCATTCCCATCAACATCGCCGCTGGTCTCCTGTCCCGCCTGCAGGCCGGACAGACCATCGTCGGACCGGTCATTGGCGTGGCCCTTGCACCGTTCGACCTGACCGAACAGGCCCGGGCGCAGTACAACCTGCCCCGTACGGGCGCGCTTGTGTCACAGGTCACGCCCAACAGCCCCGCCGCGCAGGCGGGCGTAAGCGGCGGCACCACGCGTATTCAGACACCTGTTGGTCCTGTCTTCCTGGGTGGGGACGTCATTACAGCCATCAACGGGCAGACGATCGAGTCTGCCGCCGACCTGCGCGAATACCTCTTTACCCGTCAGGCAGGCGAGCGCGTCACCCTGACGATCAACCGGGCTGGGCAGACACAGACGCTGCAGGTTACCCTCGCGCCGGGCACGGTCCCGGGGACGCCAAGGTAA